In the genome of Pseudomonas protegens, one region contains:
- a CDS encoding DNA polymerase Y family protein, translating to MRWVCILFPQLALDAVLRQRAEPEAPLALLSGSPQRRVIQAVNGAARELGLRPGQSLTAAQALTKAFASAEYDPRQIEHWQQFLAAWAYGFSSQVSVAYPRTLVLEIESSLGLFGPWPQLEARLRRELQALGFRHRIVAAPNPAAARVLANAYDGLAVADCAALVQALGAMPIERLGLAPEQATALSRMGVRSFQQLRELPRSSLARRFDGRLLKHLDTLLGERPLGLAFYQPPDRFDLRIELNFDVLSHQALLFPLRRLTADLAAFLCGRDSGVQRFALHLEHAEGADTLIPVGLLSAERDPAMLFELARGRLEQIQVPAPVRNLRLVAEDLPLFVPRHTELFDERPQQNLPWEQLRERLRARLGDDAVQGLGHRADHRPERSWQAQSDSQPCPANPGLRRPCWLFTEPQALNEGSVRVLMGPERIESGWWDGADVRRDYYLIETAAGQQGWAYRQVGEPGPLLLQGWFA from the coding sequence ATGCGTTGGGTGTGCATTCTGTTCCCGCAATTGGCGCTGGACGCCGTGCTGCGTCAGCGCGCCGAACCCGAGGCGCCGCTGGCGCTGCTCAGTGGCAGCCCGCAGCGCCGGGTGATCCAGGCGGTGAACGGCGCCGCCCGCGAGCTGGGCCTGCGCCCGGGGCAATCGCTGACCGCCGCCCAGGCCCTGACCAAGGCCTTTGCCAGCGCCGAATATGACCCCCGGCAGATCGAGCACTGGCAGCAGTTTCTCGCCGCCTGGGCCTACGGTTTCAGCTCCCAGGTCAGCGTCGCCTACCCCCGTACCCTGGTGCTGGAGATCGAATCCAGCCTGGGCCTGTTCGGCCCCTGGCCGCAGTTGGAAGCGCGCCTGCGCCGGGAGTTGCAGGCCCTGGGCTTTCGCCATCGGATCGTCGCCGCGCCCAATCCGGCGGCGGCCCGGGTCCTGGCCAATGCCTATGACGGCTTGGCGGTGGCCGACTGCGCGGCCCTGGTCCAGGCCCTGGGGGCCATGCCCATCGAACGCCTGGGGCTGGCCCCGGAGCAGGCCACGGCCCTGTCGCGCATGGGGGTGCGCAGCTTCCAGCAACTGCGCGAGCTGCCCCGGTCCAGTCTGGCCCGGCGTTTTGACGGCCGCTTGCTCAAGCACCTGGACACTCTGCTCGGCGAGCGCCCGCTGGGGCTGGCCTTTTACCAGCCGCCAGACCGCTTCGACCTGCGCATCGAGCTGAATTTCGATGTGCTGTCCCATCAGGCGCTGCTGTTTCCCCTGCGCCGCCTGACCGCCGACCTGGCGGCCTTTCTCTGTGGCCGCGACAGCGGGGTGCAGCGTTTCGCCCTGCACCTGGAGCATGCCGAAGGCGCCGACACCCTGATCCCGGTGGGGCTGCTCAGCGCCGAGCGCGACCCGGCGATGCTGTTCGAACTGGCCCGCGGGCGCCTGGAGCAGATCCAGGTGCCGGCGCCGGTGCGCAACCTGCGGCTGGTGGCCGAGGACCTGCCGCTGTTCGTGCCCCGGCACACGGAACTGTTCGACGAGCGCCCGCAGCAGAACCTGCCCTGGGAACAGTTGCGCGAACGCCTGCGGGCACGCCTGGGGGATGACGCCGTGCAGGGCCTGGGGCATCGCGCCGATCATCGCCCGGAGCGCAGTTGGCAGGCGCAGAGCGATTCGCAACCGTGTCCGGCCAACCCTGGCTTGCGTCGTCCCTGCTGGCTGTTCACTGAACCCCAGGCCCTGAACGAAGGCAGCGTGCGGGTTCTCATGGGCCCGGAGCGCATCGAGTCCGGCTGGTGGGACGGCGCCGATGTGCGCCGCGACTACTACCTGATCGAAACTGCGGCCGGCCAGCAGGGCTGGGCCTATCGTCAGGTCGGCGAGCCCGGGCCCTTGCTCCTGCAAGGCTGGTTCGCATGA
- the lexA gene encoding transcriptional repressor LexA: protein MYSMTTLSPRRSAILTFIRERIADHGQPPSLAEISEAFGFASRSVARKHVLALTEAGFIEVNPHQARGIRLLNQPRRPELLEIPVLGRVAAGAPIGVDAEIHGQLWLDPGMFSRTPDYLLRVQGDSMIDDGILDGDLVAVRRSSEVRNGQTVIARLDGEVTIKRFERKGQGIRLLPRNPAYQPIEVTDDHELFIEGVFCGLVRPG from the coding sequence ATGTACTCCATGACGACTTTATCCCCCCGCCGCAGTGCCATCCTGACCTTTATCCGCGAACGCATCGCCGATCACGGCCAGCCCCCGAGCCTCGCTGAAATCAGCGAGGCTTTTGGTTTCGCCTCGCGCAGCGTGGCGCGCAAGCATGTGCTGGCGTTGACCGAGGCCGGGTTTATCGAGGTCAACCCGCATCAGGCCCGGGGCATTCGCCTGCTCAATCAGCCGCGGCGCCCGGAGCTGCTGGAGATCCCGGTGCTGGGGCGGGTGGCCGCCGGTGCGCCGATTGGCGTCGATGCAGAAATCCACGGCCAGTTGTGGCTGGACCCGGGGATGTTCTCCCGCACTCCGGATTACCTGCTGCGGGTCCAGGGTGACTCGATGATCGATGACGGCATTCTCGACGGCGATCTGGTGGCGGTGCGCCGCAGCAGCGAGGTGCGCAACGGCCAGACGGTGATCGCCCGCCTCGACGGCGAGGTGACCATCAAGCGTTTCGAGCGCAAGGGGCAGGGCATTCGCCTGTTGCCGCGCAACCCGGCCTACCAGCCGATCGAGGTTACGGACGACCACGAACTGTTTATCGAAGGTGTGTTCTGCGGTCTGGTGAGGCCAGGCTGA
- a CDS encoding Dyp-type peroxidase yields the protein MSYYQPGILAAPVPSQARHLFFALESIEALPQALDQLLARVDGATAVAGFGASLVKALGARVQGLKAFPALTGVGVDNPSTQHALWVWLHGDDRGELLHRGNELAAALAPALRLVGMNETFRHKTGHDLTGYEDGTENPQDEAAAAAALAEGEDGLRGGSFAAIQQWQHDFKGFAAMHQQERDHIIGRRLSDNEELDDAPESAHVKRTAQESFTPEAFMVRRSMPWIEGENGGLMFLAFGHSLNAFEVQLRRMSGLEDGIVDGLYRMSRPITGGYYWCPPLHNGQLDLRALQAAK from the coding sequence ATGAGTTACTACCAGCCCGGCATCCTCGCTGCACCCGTTCCGTCCCAGGCCCGTCACCTGTTCTTTGCCCTCGAATCCATCGAGGCGTTGCCCCAGGCCCTCGACCAGTTGCTGGCACGGGTGGATGGCGCAACGGCGGTGGCAGGCTTTGGCGCTTCCCTGGTCAAGGCCCTGGGCGCCCGGGTGCAAGGGCTCAAGGCGTTCCCGGCGCTGACCGGCGTCGGCGTCGACAACCCGTCGACCCAGCACGCGCTGTGGGTCTGGCTGCACGGTGATGATCGCGGCGAACTGCTGCACCGCGGCAACGAACTGGCAGCGGCCCTGGCCCCGGCCTTGCGCCTGGTCGGCATGAACGAAACCTTCCGCCACAAGACCGGCCACGACCTGACCGGTTACGAAGACGGCACCGAAAACCCCCAGGATGAAGCCGCCGCGGCCGCCGCACTGGCCGAGGGTGAAGACGGCCTGCGCGGTGGCAGCTTTGCCGCGATCCAGCAGTGGCAGCACGACTTCAAGGGCTTTGCCGCGATGCACCAGCAAGAGCGCGACCACATCATCGGCCGGCGCCTGAGCGACAACGAAGAACTGGACGATGCCCCGGAGTCGGCCCACGTCAAGCGTACCGCCCAGGAAAGCTTCACCCCGGAGGCCTTCATGGTGCGTCGCTCGATGCCGTGGATCGAAGGTGAGAACGGCGGCCTGATGTTCCTCGCCTTCGGTCACAGCCTGAACGCCTTCGAAGTCCAACTGCGGCGCATGAGCGGCCTGGAAGACGGCATCGTCGACGGCCTGTACCGCATGAGCCGGCCAATTACCGGTGGCTACTACTGGTGCCCGCCGCTGCACAACGGCCAGCTCGACCTGCGCGCGCTGCAAGCGGCGAAATGA
- a CDS encoding energy transducer TonB: MTAMIMHKSTAMPLRPEASGFWRNSLAATLALALHAGVLATLVLGWSVDKPQVETPAVLTTQLVMLAPPAAPAEPLPALAEVAPAAPPAPAAPPAAALEPPKPRVDPQAQAQKLEQAALARKRVEDKKREQLQELQRQQRERLDAEQRQRDTEQRLAQEQAQAQRAEQARLAAERGRQQAAQAAADSRQYQPLSKEAPDYPQRALDKHLEGDCTVEYSVNPQGRVENPKVIDGCHPLFMRPSLAAVATFRYQPRLIDGRAVTVPAVRNTFHYRIQ; encoded by the coding sequence ATGACGGCGATGATCATGCACAAATCCACCGCGATGCCCCTGCGGCCCGAGGCATCCGGCTTCTGGCGCAACAGCCTGGCGGCGACCCTGGCCCTGGCCCTGCACGCCGGGGTGCTGGCGACGCTGGTGCTGGGCTGGTCGGTGGACAAGCCGCAGGTCGAGACGCCGGCGGTACTGACCACTCAACTGGTGATGCTGGCGCCGCCTGCCGCCCCCGCGGAACCGCTGCCAGCACTGGCCGAAGTGGCACCAGCGGCGCCACCAGCGCCCGCAGCACCGCCCGCGGCTGCGCTGGAGCCTCCCAAGCCCCGGGTGGATCCCCAGGCGCAGGCGCAGAAGCTGGAACAGGCGGCCCTGGCGCGCAAGCGGGTGGAAGACAAGAAACGTGAGCAGCTGCAAGAGCTGCAGCGCCAGCAGCGCGAGCGCCTGGACGCCGAGCAGCGCCAGCGCGATACCGAGCAACGCCTGGCCCAGGAGCAAGCCCAGGCCCAGCGCGCCGAACAGGCGCGGCTGGCCGCCGAGCGCGGGCGCCAGCAGGCGGCCCAGGCCGCCGCCGACAGCCGCCAGTACCAGCCCTTGAGCAAGGAGGCTCCGGACTACCCGCAGCGGGCCCTGGACAAGCACCTGGAAGGCGACTGCACCGTGGAATACAGCGTCAACCCCCAGGGCCGGGTGGAGAACCCCAAGGTCATCGACGGTTGCCATCCGCTGTTCATGCGCCCGTCCCTGGCGGCGGTGGCGACCTTCCGCTATCAGCCACGGCTGATCGACGGCCGGGCGGTGACGGTGCCGGCGGTGCGCAACACCTTTCACTATCGGATCCAGTAG
- a CDS encoding type II toxin-antitoxin system ParD family antitoxin — protein MPTRNVVLTAHQEQLINNLVKSGRYQNASEVMREGLRLLEQRVAEDAAKVEALRQATAIGIADLQQGRFSQVREENLQQYLDELGLEAVATVQEKH, from the coding sequence ATGCCAACGCGAAACGTTGTCCTCACCGCCCACCAAGAGCAGCTCATCAACAACCTGGTCAAATCCGGTCGCTATCAGAACGCCAGCGAGGTCATGCGCGAAGGTTTGCGCCTGCTGGAACAACGGGTTGCCGAGGACGCGGCGAAAGTCGAGGCATTGCGCCAAGCCACTGCGATCGGTATCGCGGACCTGCAACAAGGACGCTTCAGCCAGGTGCGGGAAGAAAACCTGCAGCAATACCTGGATGAGCTGGGACTGGAAGCGGTCGCCACGGTTCAAGAGAAACACTGA
- a CDS encoding type II toxin-antitoxin system RelE/ParE family toxin: MVQYRISNAARTDIVDALRFSQRHFGEAARVRYQALILRALHDLASNPQHVGSHERDDIAPGLRSYHLFHSRQHSRPPQAQVKKPRHVLFYRVIDESLIEVVRLLHDAMDVQLHLPAQ; this comes from the coding sequence ATGGTCCAGTACCGGATCTCCAATGCAGCCCGAACCGACATCGTCGACGCACTGCGGTTTTCCCAAAGGCACTTTGGCGAAGCGGCCCGGGTCCGCTATCAGGCCTTGATCCTGCGAGCCCTGCACGATCTCGCCAGCAACCCACAGCACGTTGGCAGCCACGAGCGTGACGACATCGCACCGGGCCTTCGCAGCTACCACCTGTTCCATTCCCGCCAACACTCCCGGCCCCCTCAAGCCCAGGTTAAGAAACCACGACATGTCCTGTTTTATCGAGTGATCGATGAGAGCCTGATCGAAGTGGTCAGGTTGCTGCATGACGCCATGGACGTTCAGTTGCACCTGCCTGCCCAATGA
- the imuA gene encoding translesion DNA synthesis-associated protein ImuA — protein sequence MGAVVALDTLFNGGRVWKGRPAAAPASLQPTGHAALDAVLPTGGWPEAALTEILIAAQGLGELQLLWPSLARLSAAGERIVLVAPPFVPYPQAWQNAGVDVRQLSIIQAGERDALWAAEQCLRSGSCGAVLCWPRQVDDRALRRLQVAAESGQTLAFAYRPLDAAHNPSPAALRISVQGRPVQLRVLKCRGGLAHPAPIAWPAGH from the coding sequence ATGGGCGCCGTGGTCGCACTGGATACCCTGTTCAATGGCGGACGGGTATGGAAAGGCCGCCCCGCGGCGGCGCCGGCCAGCTTGCAGCCGACGGGGCATGCCGCCCTGGATGCGGTGCTGCCCACCGGCGGCTGGCCGGAGGCGGCGCTGACGGAAATCCTCATCGCCGCCCAGGGCCTGGGCGAGCTGCAGTTGCTGTGGCCGAGCCTGGCGCGGCTGAGCGCGGCGGGGGAGCGCATCGTGCTGGTGGCGCCACCGTTCGTGCCCTATCCCCAGGCCTGGCAGAACGCCGGGGTGGATGTGCGCCAGTTGTCGATCATCCAGGCCGGCGAGCGCGATGCCCTGTGGGCCGCCGAGCAGTGCCTGCGTTCCGGCAGTTGCGGCGCGGTGCTGTGCTGGCCGCGGCAGGTCGACGACCGCGCCTTGCGGCGCCTGCAGGTGGCGGCGGAAAGCGGCCAGACCCTGGCCTTCGCCTACCGGCCCCTGGACGCCGCGCACAACCCGTCGCCGGCGGCCCTGAGGATCAGCGTGCAGGGCCGCCCCGTGCAGTTGCGGGTGCTCAAGTGCCGGGGCGGGCTGGCCCATCCGGCGCCTATTGCCTGGCCCGCCGGGCACTGA
- the tolQ gene encoding protein TolQ: MQATLEHMSIWGLISDASLLVKAVMLTLLLASLLSWYLIIQRGAVLRGCERRCNAFIQRFRAAPELLPLYREVAPQTDGEGGVEPIFVAGYQEFSHLRGQPGSAGEGVLEGVERALYVAISEQETRLEQGLQFLATVGSVSPYIGLFGTVWGIMNSFLGLSQVQQATLSTVAPGIAEALIATAIGLFAAIPAVIAYNRFSARSQTLLTRYYAFGNELQVRLHRTLQGTPSHLAVAA; encoded by the coding sequence ATGCAGGCCACACTCGAACACATGAGCATCTGGGGGCTGATCAGCGATGCCAGCCTATTGGTCAAGGCGGTGATGCTGACCTTGCTCCTGGCGTCCTTGCTCAGCTGGTACCTGATCATCCAGCGTGGCGCCGTGCTGCGCGGCTGTGAGCGCCGCTGCAATGCTTTCATCCAGCGCTTTCGCGCCGCGCCCGAACTGCTGCCGCTGTACCGCGAAGTGGCCCCGCAGACCGATGGCGAAGGCGGCGTGGAGCCGATCTTTGTCGCCGGCTACCAGGAGTTCAGCCACCTGCGCGGCCAGCCCGGCAGTGCCGGCGAGGGCGTGCTGGAGGGCGTGGAACGGGCCTTGTACGTGGCCATCAGCGAGCAGGAAACCCGTCTGGAACAGGGCCTGCAGTTTCTCGCCACGGTGGGTTCGGTAAGCCCCTATATCGGCCTGTTCGGCACCGTGTGGGGGATCATGAATTCCTTCCTCGGCCTGTCCCAGGTGCAGCAGGCGACCCTTTCCACCGTAGCCCCGGGCATTGCCGAGGCGCTGATCGCCACCGCCATCGGCCTGTTCGCGGCCATTCCCGCGGTGATTGCCTACAACCGTTTTTCGGCCCGCAGCCAGACCCTGCTGACCCGCTACTACGCCTTTGGCAATGAACTGCAAGTACGCCTGCATCGCACCTTGCAGGGCACCCCGAGCCACCTGGCCGTGGCCGCCTGA
- the tolR gene encoding protein TolR, protein MLTRPQRKHGPKAEMNVVPYIDVMLVLLVIFMVTAPMLTQGVKIELPKVASEALATDSRQQILTLSVQAGGGYYWNLGSELDTRNHTDSAVDLEQMRAKVAQVIAQRGDTQVYIRADQDAAYSSVVAAMAALQQGGVHNLGLVTEAPQ, encoded by the coding sequence ATGTTGACCCGGCCGCAACGCAAGCACGGACCCAAGGCGGAAATGAACGTGGTGCCCTACATCGACGTGATGCTGGTGCTGCTGGTGATCTTCATGGTCACCGCGCCGATGCTCACCCAGGGGGTGAAGATCGAATTGCCCAAGGTCGCCAGCGAAGCCCTGGCCACCGACAGCCGCCAGCAGATCCTCACCCTGTCGGTGCAGGCCGGCGGCGGCTATTACTGGAACCTGGGCAGCGAACTGGACACCCGAAACCACACCGACAGCGCCGTGGACCTGGAGCAGATGCGCGCCAAGGTGGCCCAGGTGATTGCCCAGCGCGGCGACACCCAGGTGTACATCCGCGCCGACCAGGACGCCGCCTATTCCAGCGTGGTGGCGGCCATGGCCGCGTTGCAGCAGGGCGGGGTGCACAACCTGGGGTTGGTGACCGAGGCCCCGCAATGA
- a CDS encoding phytase — MSTVSTARNRLLALCIGLTCGAALAAPSVPGLTLKPWAEQTPGVTGLGFVPVGTGADRLLASEREGLLLVDDQGRQLARFKGSFNGLDSRAAGQQLLVASLDNQRQQALLLSLDPASRTWGQPLYLPTRDYPVNGLCLYRDEASNLFLFLVGEEGKGEQWLVGHGAQLSAEPQRVRGLPLPPEAKFCQVDDAAQQLLVNEQNVGWWAYPAHAEADTARQPVALRAPFGDIKKSAGAMALVPGGVLGLDPKAAQLHLYQQQEQGWLAQATLPLAGLKEPENIALRASAKGLQVLLRDDEDGRLYQGQLNWQATPLALPPVLPTVQAAVQSEPVGRQGDAADDPAIWVHPQQPSLSRVLGTNKKQGLLAYDLQGKLLQELAVGRLNNVDVRPNFKLGQQTVDLAVASNRDRNSLSLFAIDRTSGELREAGEIPTPLKAIYGLCLFQPASGEIYAIANDKDGTFVQYRLSAPSGSAQGELVRQFKVASQPEGCVADDQRQRLFLGEEDVGVWALDARPEQPATLHSVIKVGGLLQADVEGLALYQSNARDYLVISSQGNDSYLVLDAEPPFASHGAFRVSLNARAGIDGASETDGLEVTSANLGGPWSQGLLVVQDGRKRMPEQTQNFKFVPWAEVTQALKLP; from the coding sequence ATGAGCACTGTATCGACCGCAAGAAACCGCCTGCTGGCCCTGTGCATTGGCTTGACCTGTGGCGCCGCCCTGGCGGCCCCCAGCGTGCCGGGCCTGACCCTCAAGCCCTGGGCCGAGCAGACCCCGGGCGTTACCGGCCTGGGTTTTGTGCCCGTCGGCACAGGCGCCGACCGGCTGCTGGCCAGCGAGCGCGAAGGCCTGTTGCTGGTGGATGATCAGGGCCGCCAGCTGGCCCGCTTCAAGGGCTCGTTCAACGGCCTGGACAGCCGCGCCGCTGGCCAGCAACTGCTGGTGGCCAGCCTCGACAACCAGCGCCAGCAGGCGCTGCTGCTGAGCCTCGACCCGGCCAGCCGCACCTGGGGCCAGCCGCTGTACCTGCCCACTCGGGACTACCCGGTCAACGGCCTGTGCCTGTACCGCGACGAGGCCAGCAACCTGTTCCTGTTCCTGGTGGGCGAGGAGGGCAAGGGCGAGCAGTGGCTGGTGGGCCACGGCGCGCAACTGAGCGCCGAGCCGCAGCGGGTGCGCGGCCTGCCGCTGCCGCCGGAGGCCAAGTTCTGCCAGGTCGACGACGCCGCCCAGCAACTGCTGGTCAATGAGCAGAATGTTGGCTGGTGGGCCTACCCGGCCCATGCCGAAGCCGACACCGCGCGCCAGCCGGTGGCCCTGCGCGCGCCCTTCGGCGACATCAAGAAGAGCGCCGGGGCCATGGCCCTGGTGCCGGGTGGGGTGCTGGGCCTGGATCCGAAAGCCGCGCAACTGCACCTCTATCAGCAGCAGGAACAAGGCTGGCTGGCCCAGGCCACGCTGCCCCTGGCCGGCCTCAAGGAACCGGAAAACATCGCCCTGCGTGCCAGCGCCAAGGGCCTGCAAGTGCTGCTGCGTGACGATGAAGACGGGCGCCTGTACCAGGGCCAGTTGAACTGGCAGGCCACCCCGCTGGCCCTGCCGCCGGTATTGCCCACGGTGCAGGCGGCGGTGCAGAGCGAACCGGTGGGGCGCCAGGGCGATGCCGCCGATGACCCGGCGATCTGGGTGCATCCGCAGCAGCCGTCCCTGAGCCGGGTGCTGGGCACCAACAAGAAGCAGGGCCTGCTGGCCTACGACCTGCAGGGCAAGCTGTTGCAGGAGCTGGCGGTGGGTCGGCTGAACAACGTCGACGTGCGCCCCAACTTCAAGCTGGGCCAGCAGACCGTGGACCTGGCCGTGGCCAGCAACCGCGACCGCAACAGCCTCAGCCTGTTCGCCATCGACCGCACCAGCGGCGAGCTGCGCGAGGCCGGGGAGATCCCCACGCCGCTCAAGGCCATCTACGGCCTGTGCCTGTTCCAGCCGGCCAGCGGCGAGATCTATGCGATTGCCAACGACAAGGACGGCACCTTCGTCCAGTACCGCCTGAGCGCGCCGTCCGGCAGCGCCCAGGGCGAGCTGGTGCGCCAGTTCAAGGTGGCCAGCCAGCCCGAAGGTTGCGTCGCCGATGACCAGCGCCAGCGCCTGTTCCTCGGGGAAGAGGACGTTGGCGTCTGGGCCCTGGACGCCCGCCCCGAGCAGCCGGCGACCCTGCACAGCGTGATCAAGGTCGGCGGCCTGTTGCAGGCCGATGTCGAGGGCCTGGCCCTATACCAGAGCAACGCCCGCGACTACCTGGTGATTTCCAGCCAGGGCAACGACAGCTACCTGGTGCTGGATGCCGAGCCGCCGTTCGCTTCCCACGGCGCCTTCCGGGTCAGCCTGAATGCCCGGGCGGGGATCGACGGCGCCTCGGAAACCGACGGCCTGGAAGTCACCTCGGCCAACCTCGGCGGGCCCTGGAGCCAGGGCCTGCTGGTGGTCCAGGACGGGCGCAAGCGCATGCCCGAGCAGACCCAGAACTTCAAGTTCGTGCCCTGGGCCGAGGTCACCCAGGCTCTGAAGCTGCCCTGA
- a CDS encoding Gfo/Idh/MocA family protein has protein sequence MRTVRWGMIGCGSVTERKSGPAFYKVPGSALVAVMGRRAEAVRDYAQRHGIVRSYTDAQALIDDPEVDAVYIATPPDSHYAYSLQVAAAGKHCCVEKPMALHAGQSLAMQQAFERAGLHLFVAYYRRSLPRFAKVRQWLADGRIGEVRHLHWSLSKAASEADRSGAANWRTDPRIAGGGYFADLASHGLDLFQYLLGDIVEVAGISTRQAGLYAAEDAVSASWRFACGALGSGAWNFVADRRVDRVEIIGSQGRIGFSVFDEHPLQLEAQEPLSLFIEHPEHIQWHHVQGMNAHIRGQARHPALASEALKTDWVMDRILRRG, from the coding sequence CTGCGCACCGTGCGCTGGGGCATGATCGGGTGCGGCAGCGTTACCGAGCGCAAGAGCGGCCCGGCCTTCTACAAGGTTCCGGGGTCGGCGCTGGTGGCGGTGATGGGCCGCCGCGCCGAGGCGGTGCGCGATTACGCGCAGCGCCACGGCATTGTCCGCAGCTACACCGATGCCCAGGCCCTGATCGACGATCCCGAGGTGGACGCGGTGTACATCGCCACGCCCCCCGACAGCCATTACGCCTACAGCCTGCAAGTGGCCGCTGCCGGCAAGCATTGCTGCGTGGAAAAGCCCATGGCCCTGCATGCCGGGCAAAGCCTGGCCATGCAGCAGGCCTTCGAGCGGGCCGGGCTGCACCTGTTCGTGGCCTACTACCGGCGTTCCCTGCCGCGCTTTGCCAAGGTGCGGCAATGGCTGGCGGACGGGCGCATCGGCGAGGTCCGGCACCTGCACTGGAGCTTGAGCAAGGCCGCCTCCGAGGCCGACCGCAGCGGCGCGGCCAACTGGCGGACCGACCCACGGATTGCCGGTGGCGGTTATTTCGCCGACCTGGCCAGCCATGGCCTGGACCTGTTCCAGTACCTGCTGGGCGATATCGTCGAAGTGGCCGGCATCAGCACCCGCCAGGCCGGGCTGTATGCCGCCGAGGACGCGGTCAGCGCCAGCTGGCGCTTCGCCTGCGGGGCCCTGGGCAGCGGCGCCTGGAACTTCGTCGCCGACCGCCGGGTGGACCGAGTGGAAATCATCGGCAGCCAGGGGCGCATCGGCTTTTCCGTGTTCGACGAGCATCCGCTGCAACTTGAAGCCCAAGAGCCCCTGAGCCTGTTCATCGAACACCCCGAGCACATCCAGTGGCATCACGTGCAGGGCATGAACGCCCATATCCGCGGCCAGGCCCGGCACCCGGCCCTGGCCAGCGAAGCCCTGAAGACCGACTGGGTGATGGACCGGATCCTGCGGCGCGGCTGA